The Desulfonatronum thiodismutans genome includes the window AGGTTGAATTGACTGGAACTGCTGGTGCCTTGCAAGGAAGCCCACGTAAAGGCACTGTGAAAAACAGCTACTCTGGAATCATCGCTGATGTAAAGCACCAAGAAATGGTCTTGGCCGCGCAGCCACTCTCTTGCCAATGGCTTGGCCCAAACCGAAAATCAGCCCCCCACCGCAAGATCGCGCAGGATCATCACAGCGGTGCGCCGGGCCGGGGCTTCCGGTGGCCCTTCGGAGGAGCCGGAGGATGAGGTCAGGAGTTCAGGCAACCTCGCCAACTCATGGCGAATACGATCCATCCGTTCCGGATGACCAAGCCATTCCCGAGCCTGCGCCGCAATGATTTCACGCCGGGCCTGATTCTGGATGAACTCCGGAAGCACCGTTCGACGGAGCACGAGATTGGCCAAGCTGATGGCCGGCACCCTGACCAGTCGTACGCCGACCAGGAAGCTAAGCCGGGAGAAGCGATAGGCCACGATGGTCGGCACCTGGAGCAGGGCGCATTCCAGGGTCGCGGTTCCAGAGGTGGCCAGAATCAGGGTGCAGGAACGCATGGCAACATAGCGGTCCTTGGCTTCGATGAAGCACAGGGGAAGCTGATCCGGGCAGTGCTCGCGAATCAGCTCCTCGTCGACGCTGGGCGCCTTGACCACGCAAAACTCAAGTTCCGGGTTCTCCGTGAACAGATCCTGAGCAGCCTGGGCGAAGATCGGCATCATCCGCTGGATTTCCGACTTGCGACTGCCCGGCAGGATGCCGATCCGGTTCGGCTTTGGAG containing:
- the lpxB gene encoding lipid-A-disaccharide synthase, translating into MAASRIWLSACEPSGDLHAGLLAWELRELHPGIQLSGMGGSAMEEQGVDLRLRMEGLSVMGVSEVFAYLPRVFGMWRTIRKELAARRPDAVVLVDSPDFHFRVARMASSLGIPVFYYISPQVWAWRQGRVEFLKRHVRRVFCILPFEPEFYRSRGMDAEFVGHPLVGELLRPDILSIAPKPNRIGILPGSRKSEIQRMMPIFAQAAQDLFTENPELEFCVVKAPSVDEELIREHCPDQLPLCFIEAKDRYVAMRSCTLILATSGTATLECALLQVPTIVAYRFSRLSFLVGVRLVRVPAISLANLVLRRTVLPEFIQNQARREIIAAQAREWLGHPERMDRIRHELARLPELLTSSSGSSEGPPEAPARRTAVMILRDLAVGG